A stretch of the Sphingobacterium thalpophilum genome encodes the following:
- a CDS encoding RNA polymerase sigma factor has product MDYTSEKKLLEDFRNGEEQACAHVYNRYFARICLYAASFVNETREAEDIAEEGFIRLWQGKRDFESLQHLRAALYQTTRRVGLNHQTARQRRSDRVDAYVSQQEQDQGSHLQEIVYAETMAELYRAIQNLPPKAREIVRLTYLEGHSNQEVAELLQISIQTVKNQKLRALSLLRQQLSSDSFRYLLSLIVLFGKI; this is encoded by the coding sequence ATGGACTATACGAGCGAAAAAAAGCTGCTTGAGGACTTTCGGAACGGAGAGGAGCAGGCCTGCGCGCATGTATATAATCGTTATTTTGCCCGTATTTGTCTTTATGCTGCCAGCTTTGTCAACGAAACCAGGGAAGCGGAAGATATCGCTGAGGAAGGTTTTATCCGTTTGTGGCAGGGAAAACGTGATTTTGAAAGCTTACAGCATCTCAGGGCAGCCCTTTATCAGACGACACGTCGGGTAGGCCTCAACCACCAAACGGCCCGACAGCGACGGTCGGACCGGGTCGATGCGTATGTCTCGCAACAAGAGCAGGACCAAGGTTCACACCTACAGGAGATCGTCTATGCTGAGACGATGGCCGAACTCTACCGTGCTATCCAGAACTTGCCTCCCAAAGCCCGTGAGATTGTCCGGCTGACGTATCTGGAGGGGCATAGCAATCAGGAAGTAGCCGAATTGTTGCAGATTAGTATACAGACCGTCAAAAACCAAAAGTTGCGTGCTCTAAGCCTGTTGCGGCAGCAGTTGAGCAGCGATTCTTTCCGTTATCTTCTCTCACTAATCGTTTTATTTGGAAAAATTTAA
- a CDS encoding S1C family serine protease yields the protein MYMKPMPTSRFNNPFAFCRIIGAALLICSGLIHCLAQTNKVAQRPIPSSIVNRALSASIKMYGIDSLSRQQNSAPFSGVVVSADGFILTVAHSTTPGHHYQVIFADGRKGTAKALGRLVVDQQSNLPDIALMKMQGEGPWPFAEMGWSSSTVIQQACFGLSYPETLPFNRPFLRAGHILRQQDDYGLMWSSCIMEPGDSGGPLFDLLGRVIGLHSRIDAAEGINYEVPVDSYRKYWSSLTQPVAIGRYPSSTDPIGTDPQKERLATQSADRPAKLPKTNLQVFPVSSMLDGDRLQVLGTAFTLSNKGTVILSKSSMVADHPVLMTGGQSHPLTVLLRDETTDLVALATPKELKRATPITTLATRPLPDSLLGIGLWSLLDGNTSKQGVLGMMPQAFPRIPVPGSFDAQMREIEGLPTLTKVDSMGAAYRAGLRSGDRILAINGHDVSSALKINAAMRQYSAGDRLTVQYRRDTAILDAGIVLSRWPVRENPHPANHIPGGKSDRRDTFPSVFIHDSRIHAQECGSPVIDSKGEFIGINIARYSHTACLAIPRDVVKNFLSNLRPAR from the coding sequence ATGTATATGAAACCTATGCCTACCTCACGCTTTAACAATCCATTTGCCTTTTGTCGGATCATTGGGGCCGCCCTATTGATCTGCAGCGGTCTGATCCACTGCCTTGCGCAAACCAATAAAGTCGCGCAGCGCCCTATCCCCAGTTCCATCGTCAATCGCGCATTGTCGGCATCCATCAAGATGTATGGCATCGACAGCCTGAGCAGACAGCAGAACAGCGCCCCTTTCAGCGGGGTGGTGGTGAGTGCCGATGGATTTATACTGACAGTGGCACATTCCACCACGCCCGGGCATCATTATCAGGTTATCTTTGCCGACGGACGGAAAGGTACTGCAAAGGCACTGGGTCGGCTGGTTGTTGACCAACAGAGCAACTTGCCCGATATTGCACTGATGAAGATGCAGGGCGAAGGGCCATGGCCCTTTGCCGAGATGGGCTGGTCTTCATCGACCGTAATACAGCAAGCTTGTTTTGGTCTCTCCTACCCCGAGACACTGCCCTTCAATAGGCCCTTTTTGCGCGCTGGACATATTCTCAGACAACAGGATGATTACGGGCTTATGTGGAGCAGCTGCATCATGGAGCCCGGAGATTCGGGCGGCCCGCTTTTTGACCTGCTGGGTCGTGTGATCGGCCTGCACAGTCGTATTGACGCTGCCGAAGGAATCAATTATGAAGTCCCCGTCGACAGTTACCGAAAGTACTGGAGCAGCCTCACGCAGCCCGTGGCTATTGGCAGGTACCCCAGCTCGACCGACCCTATCGGCACCGATCCACAAAAAGAACGGCTTGCAACACAAAGTGCCGACCGGCCGGCAAAATTACCCAAGACAAATCTGCAGGTTTTTCCGGTCAGCAGTATGCTGGACGGCGATCGTTTACAAGTACTCGGAACGGCATTCACCTTATCCAACAAAGGTACAGTCATCCTTTCCAAGAGCAGTATGGTAGCCGATCATCCGGTGCTGATGACCGGAGGGCAAAGCCATCCCTTAACAGTACTTCTACGCGACGAAACTACGGACCTTGTCGCCTTGGCCACACCAAAAGAACTGAAGCGGGCGACCCCCATCACAACTCTGGCAACCCGTCCCCTCCCCGATTCATTGTTGGGTATTGGGCTGTGGTCACTATTGGACGGCAATACGAGCAAGCAGGGGGTCCTCGGTATGATGCCCCAGGCATTTCCGCGTATCCCAGTACCGGGAAGTTTTGATGCCCAGATGCGGGAAATTGAAGGACTGCCGACATTGACCAAAGTAGACAGTATGGGGGCCGCATATCGTGCCGGGCTGCGGTCCGGAGACCGCATTCTCGCGATCAATGGACATGATGTATCCAGCGCCCTTAAAATTAACGCTGCTATGCGGCAGTATTCGGCTGGTGACCGCCTGACTGTGCAGTATCGCAGGGATACAGCCATACTGGACGCCGGTATCGTATTGTCCAGATGGCCCGTACGGGAGAATCCACATCCGGCGAATCATATCCCAGGCGGAAAATCGGACCGAAGGGACACGTTTCCAAGTGTATTTATCCATGATTCCCGCATCCATGCCCAAGAGTGTGGAAGTCCTGTTATCGACAGCAAGGGTGAATTTATTGGGATCAATATCGCGCGCTATAGCCATACGGCCTGTCTCGCTATCCCACGAGATGTCGTGAAAAACTTTTTGTCCAACTTACGGCCGGCCCGTTAA
- a CDS encoding alpha-L-fucosidase has protein sequence MATGESPAHGHPYLKYMMMNRRSAIKLIGTAIPTLFLSRFTSAYTYLGKVPFDPNWRSLERYSVPRWFRDAKFGIWAHWGPQCQPEYGDWYARGMYQEGSDQYLYHVKKYGHPSVFGFKDVIHEWKAEKWDPEALMDLYQAAGAQYFMALANHHDNLDLFHSSHHRWNSVNVGPKKDIVRGWEQAAKKRGLKFGVSVHAAHAWTWYETAQRADKQGNYAGVAYDGKLRKEDGKGKWWAGYDPQELYAQDHAPSLDSTDDHTIHRQWHWDVASGVSIPTDAYCTNFKARTLELMDNYRPDMVYFDDTVLPLWPISNVGLEIAAQYYNKSMQANKGKVEVVINGKILDEQQRKCLVWDIERGQSNSIEPQPWQTCTCIGSWHYDRRIYDNNSYKSAKTVIHMLIDVVSKNGNLLLSVPLRGDGSIDDKAKAVVQSIGDWMSRYSEAILGSRPWHIFGEGPALEDAPALNVQGFNEGKGKALTGEDLRFTTKGNILYVFIMGRPEKNLLTIKSLGKGAPNTKAVRTVQALGYTHRLTYRQLTDVLEIELPDGLIQNEIATVLKIS, from the coding sequence ATGGCAACGGGTGAGTCTCCTGCCCACGGACATCCTTACCTAAAATACATGATGATGAATAGAAGATCTGCAATTAAGCTTATTGGTACTGCAATTCCAACGTTATTTCTCAGCCGTTTTACTTCGGCATATACGTATTTGGGCAAAGTTCCTTTTGACCCCAATTGGCGCTCGCTGGAAAGATACTCGGTACCCAGGTGGTTTCGTGATGCGAAATTTGGAATATGGGCACATTGGGGGCCGCAATGTCAGCCTGAATATGGGGACTGGTATGCGCGGGGAATGTATCAGGAGGGGTCTGATCAATACCTTTATCATGTGAAAAAATATGGTCATCCTTCCGTTTTTGGATTTAAGGATGTGATTCACGAGTGGAAAGCTGAAAAATGGGATCCGGAGGCATTAATGGATCTGTATCAAGCTGCGGGCGCCCAGTATTTCATGGCATTGGCCAATCACCACGATAATCTGGATCTCTTTCACAGTAGCCATCACCGTTGGAACAGTGTCAACGTAGGGCCCAAAAAAGATATCGTGAGGGGCTGGGAACAGGCAGCAAAAAAACGAGGTCTCAAGTTTGGTGTAAGCGTACATGCTGCGCATGCCTGGACCTGGTATGAAACGGCACAGCGGGCGGACAAGCAGGGAAACTATGCTGGTGTAGCCTACGATGGTAAACTTCGCAAAGAAGACGGTAAAGGAAAATGGTGGGCAGGCTATGATCCACAGGAGCTGTACGCGCAGGATCACGCTCCGAGCCTGGACAGTACGGATGATCACACGATCCATCGGCAGTGGCACTGGGATGTTGCATCTGGGGTCAGTATACCTACGGACGCGTATTGCACCAACTTCAAAGCGCGAACACTCGAACTGATGGACAATTACCGTCCGGATATGGTGTATTTTGATGATACGGTGCTGCCACTCTGGCCGATAAGCAATGTGGGGCTGGAAATAGCGGCGCAGTATTACAACAAAAGCATGCAAGCCAATAAGGGAAAGGTGGAAGTGGTGATCAACGGGAAGATTCTGGACGAACAGCAGCGCAAATGCCTGGTCTGGGATATTGAACGCGGACAAAGCAACAGCATTGAGCCGCAGCCATGGCAGACCTGTACCTGCATCGGCTCCTGGCATTATGACCGACGAATTTACGATAATAACAGCTACAAATCCGCGAAAACAGTGATCCATATGTTGATCGATGTGGTCAGCAAAAACGGAAATCTACTCCTCAGTGTACCGCTCCGTGGTGACGGCTCTATCGATGACAAAGCCAAGGCGGTGGTGCAGAGTATAGGCGACTGGATGAGCCGGTACAGTGAAGCCATTTTGGGCAGCAGGCCATGGCATATCTTTGGAGAGGGACCTGCATTGGAGGATGCGCCCGCGCTTAATGTACAGGGGTTTAATGAAGGAAAGGGAAAAGCTTTGACGGGGGAAGATCTTCGCTTTACCACCAAAGGAAATATATTGTATGTATTTATCATGGGCAGACCGGAGAAAAATTTGCTGACAATCAAGTCACTGGGGAAGGGGGCGCCCAATACGAAGGCAGTCCGCACTGTGCAGGCATTAGGCTATACGCATAGGTTGACATATAGGCAGCTGACTGATGTGCTAGAAATTGAGCTTCCAGATGGCCTGATCCAAAATGAAATAGCCACGGTCTTAAAAATTAGCTGA
- a CDS encoding AraC family transcriptional regulator, translating into MSSNPKNKLDFSLLNVGYAQHNADWNFKDIRSPFARIHYVREGQASILLDKEQITLRPGYLYLTPAHVQHSYSCNGLFSLYYIHIYENPAIRSSIFDRYTFPKEIQADELIADLVRRLHVLNPSRALPMYDPRGYDHSAGLMKNIALQVASPFAREVENQAIIHILMSRFLAGATDGIPDVDKRLLRVIDYIDEHIHRAISIEQLAGHVFLSKDHLIRLFKKQMNTTPVKYINQKKIEKAQLMMLADDCSIQQLSFALGFEHITYFNRLFKKIAGETPTNYRRRLST; encoded by the coding sequence ATGAGCAGCAATCCAAAAAATAAACTTGATTTCAGCCTCTTAAATGTGGGTTATGCGCAGCACAATGCCGACTGGAATTTTAAAGATATCAGAAGCCCTTTTGCGCGGATACACTATGTCAGGGAGGGGCAAGCATCCATTTTATTAGATAAGGAGCAGATCACGCTCCGCCCCGGATATCTTTATCTTACCCCTGCGCATGTACAGCATAGCTATTCCTGTAATGGCTTATTTTCGCTCTATTATATCCATATCTATGAAAATCCAGCAATACGGTCCAGTATTTTTGACCGCTATACCTTTCCAAAAGAAATTCAGGCAGATGAGCTCATAGCGGATCTCGTCCGGCGTCTCCACGTATTAAACCCCAGCCGCGCTTTACCGATGTATGACCCCAGGGGCTACGATCATTCAGCGGGATTAATGAAAAATATCGCATTGCAGGTGGCCTCACCTTTTGCCCGGGAGGTCGAGAACCAGGCCATTATTCATATACTGATGAGCCGTTTTTTGGCCGGTGCAACGGACGGCATACCAGATGTCGACAAACGGCTCCTGCGGGTTATCGATTATATCGATGAGCACATTCATCGCGCGATCTCCATTGAGCAGCTTGCCGGTCACGTTTTTCTATCCAAAGACCATCTGATCCGGCTTTTTAAAAAACAGATGAACACTACTCCCGTAAAGTACATAAACCAGAAAAAAATAGAAAAAGCTCAGCTGATGATGCTGGCCGATGACTGCAGTATACAACAACTGAGCTTTGCATTGGGTTTTGAGCATATCACCTATTTCAACAGGCTCTTTAAAAAAATAGCCGGGGAGACGCCCACCAATTACAGGCGCCGGCTGTCAACATAG
- a CDS encoding aldo/keto reductase, producing MSQTKKKMDLADIPPVIYGTSSLGNLYNEVALMDKVAIVRECIRHANGLAVFDSAGKYGAGLSLESLGAALRQLQVDPATVLISNKLGWYRIPLETAEPTFEPGVWKGLHYDAEQRIGYDGILECFHQGNELLGDYAAQLVSVHDPDEYLAKAINPLDERRRYQDILDAYVALTELKDQGKVMAVGVGSKSWKVIRRIAQDVKLDWVMIANSLTVHDHPTDLLAFIAELARANVTVINSAVFHGGFLVGSDHYNYQLVDRATEAGRALYAWRDKFWQLCREFGLKPAEACFAYGFGIQGVKAVALNTSKAEKVKENVAMATRKIPTAFWEELQRAGLL from the coding sequence ATGTCACAGACAAAAAAAAAAATGGATTTGGCAGATATCCCTCCTGTCATTTATGGTACAAGTAGTCTGGGGAACCTCTATAATGAAGTAGCACTGATGGACAAGGTGGCCATTGTACGTGAATGTATCCGTCATGCGAATGGACTGGCTGTTTTTGACAGCGCCGGAAAATACGGTGCGGGCCTGTCACTAGAGTCCCTCGGTGCCGCGCTCCGGCAATTGCAGGTCGATCCGGCTACCGTGTTGATCAGCAACAAGCTAGGCTGGTACAGGATTCCGTTGGAAACGGCCGAGCCGACCTTTGAGCCGGGGGTGTGGAAGGGGCTGCACTATGACGCCGAGCAGCGGATTGGCTACGACGGAATTCTGGAGTGTTTTCATCAGGGCAATGAGCTGCTGGGTGACTATGCCGCGCAGCTCGTCTCGGTGCATGATCCCGATGAATATCTGGCAAAGGCAATTAATCCATTGGATGAAAGACGCCGTTATCAGGATATTTTAGATGCGTACGTGGCACTGACCGAGCTGAAAGATCAGGGAAAGGTGATGGCTGTGGGTGTGGGGTCCAAAAGCTGGAAGGTGATCCGCCGCATTGCGCAGGATGTGAAATTGGACTGGGTGATGATCGCCAATAGCCTCACGGTGCATGACCATCCGACAGACCTGCTGGCATTTATCGCTGAGCTGGCACGCGCAAATGTTACCGTGATCAATTCGGCGGTATTCCATGGCGGCTTTTTGGTCGGCAGCGACCATTATAATTACCAGCTGGTAGATAGGGCAACGGAAGCGGGTAGGGCGCTTTATGCCTGGCGGGACAAATTCTGGCAGCTGTGCCGGGAATTTGGTCTCAAGCCTGCCGAGGCCTGTTTTGCCTACGGATTTGGAATTCAGGGTGTAAAAGCCGTCGCGCTCAACACGAGTAAAGCCGAAAAAGTCAAAGAGAATGTAGCAATGGCTACGCGCAAAATTCCCACTGCCTTCTGGGAAGAACTCCAACGGGCAGGCTTATTGTAA
- a CDS encoding porin family protein has product MNRKTILSCILFFAMMLSKMAFAQEQSFIQIGIKGGSSLNKLNTELADLDDKYALGLHVGGMARLNFGRAYVQGEALFSKRKAALKPQGQTESKLKWNAIDIPVMIGYKIVQQQDMNLRVFGGAVYSYTLNDNLSPLKALKEGIRHFDKSNLQFTGGLGVDINRFSIDLRYERGFSDLSKSFKSKPQAFSIGVGYFIF; this is encoded by the coding sequence ATGAACAGAAAAACAATTTTATCGTGTATTTTATTTTTCGCGATGATGTTAAGCAAAATGGCCTTTGCACAGGAGCAGTCTTTTATTCAGATTGGTATCAAAGGCGGTAGCAGCCTCAACAAGCTGAATACCGAATTGGCAGATCTCGACGACAAGTACGCTCTGGGGCTGCACGTGGGCGGTATGGCACGTCTCAACTTCGGACGAGCTTACGTTCAGGGTGAAGCGCTATTCAGCAAGCGGAAAGCGGCACTCAAACCGCAGGGGCAGACCGAGTCCAAGCTTAAATGGAATGCAATCGACATCCCCGTGATGATCGGGTACAAGATCGTGCAGCAGCAGGACATGAACCTTCGGGTCTTTGGGGGTGCTGTTTACAGCTATACCTTAAACGACAATCTGTCACCGCTCAAAGCGCTCAAAGAGGGAATCAGGCATTTCGACAAGTCCAACCTGCAGTTTACCGGCGGTCTAGGCGTTGATATCAATAGATTCAGCATTGACTTGCGTTACGAGCGTGGATTTTCAGATCTCAGTAAATCCTTCAAATCCAAACCGCAGGCATTTTCCATTGGCGTAGGTTACTTTATCTTCTAA
- a CDS encoding sensor histidine kinase, with translation MLKNSYLHRHFFLLIFWAALWFVVWIQVKEDLGARWAFVYTSTVMLAAIGIAHILNDKVLPRAIKTRHMQTFVLRAAGFVLLLAVLISALDLFFILHVQYVMIRKHPGMLFAQFFKAIISSLLMNGTACGIRFYQEHAYIQQKHSQLQQLFLENQLKSLQDQVNPHFMFTVLGHIRLLIKEDSEQANALLLKFSDMLRYQLYESSHFDVPLLRELQYLQDFIAIEKIRRGRELEVDYHWLNGLTELRIKPMVLVCLAENIFKHLSLKVGQPTFVKLFCQQANGRLQFTISHTAYLSTNRRKGLTEGLEQIKKRLDLHYADNYVLSTGSTGDHTTVQLEMDTL, from the coding sequence ATGCTCAAAAATAGCTACCTGCACCGCCATTTTTTCCTGCTTATCTTCTGGGCAGCACTCTGGTTTGTCGTCTGGATTCAGGTCAAGGAAGATCTGGGTGCCCGCTGGGCGTTTGTATATACCTCGACTGTCATGCTCGCAGCGATAGGCATAGCACATATCTTAAACGACAAGGTCCTGCCCCGGGCGATCAAGACCAGGCACATGCAGACTTTTGTTCTCCGTGCAGCCGGTTTTGTCCTGCTTTTGGCCGTTCTTATCAGCGCGCTGGATCTATTTTTTATTCTCCATGTCCAGTATGTGATGATCCGGAAACATCCGGGAATGCTGTTCGCCCAGTTTTTCAAAGCAATCATTTCGTCCTTATTGATGAATGGAACAGCCTGTGGCATCCGTTTCTATCAGGAACATGCCTACATACAGCAGAAGCACAGCCAGCTGCAGCAACTATTTCTGGAAAATCAGCTCAAATCGCTACAGGATCAGGTCAATCCTCACTTTATGTTCACTGTCTTAGGTCACATTCGACTATTGATCAAAGAGGATAGCGAACAGGCCAATGCATTGCTGTTAAAATTTTCGGATATGCTACGTTATCAGCTGTACGAAAGCAGCCACTTCGATGTTCCCCTTTTGCGCGAACTGCAGTACTTACAGGATTTTATTGCCATCGAAAAAATCCGGCGCGGCAGGGAACTGGAAGTGGACTACCATTGGCTAAATGGCCTCACGGAATTGCGGATCAAGCCGATGGTCTTGGTATGTCTGGCAGAAAACATCTTTAAACACCTGTCCCTCAAAGTAGGCCAGCCCACCTTCGTCAAACTGTTTTGTCAGCAAGCAAATGGGCGTCTGCAATTTACAATAAGCCACACAGCATACCTATCCACCAACCGGCGAAAGGGTCTGACCGAAGGACTGGAGCAAATAAAAAAAAGACTGGACCTGCATTATGCCGACAATTATGTTTTGAGCACAGGGTCCACCGGTGATCATACGACAGTCCAAC